AAGTAAAGATTATATACTCTTCTCGTTCATGTAATTTGTATCATTTCAATTTAGTGTCAATTTTGAAGGTACCGAAAACTTTTTAATGGGTTAACTATGTTTTATGCTTTTAGACCTTGAACTTTgacacaaaattgaaatttatcatGTCTGAAACTTTgataaattttggtttttaaagaAAGTATGGTGGATGTAAAAAGAATTAGGGACAAAAGATTATATCCAAAATTATTAGTTGCGAATGTGACTAACAATATAAAGAATGCTTATACAGGACTGAACGaacttttgaaagaaatttggGGATTATTTAGTTGATTCATGGCTTTCCACATGTGGAAAATATTCTCATAGACGGGGATCAAATAAGTATGTTGACATGAACTAATGGTTGTTTTGGTTTCAGATCTAAGTTAATCCCAATCTATTCTTAATTTCTCAATGACATGATTTCAAGAATATGAGCACTTTCTCTTTTAAGAAATGGAAGGAGTCTGCGTGACTTGTATCCAAGCAATCTGACGAGAAAATCCAGAGACAACACTAAGGACCTTCCTATAACGATAAGTTTATATCAAGACTTAACCTTAAATCCTTGTTTTATCTAGGCTTGGTGCCCTCAAGGATTTGTGTTCAAACTCTAAGATATGTATGATGAGATAACTTCTAATGTTAGATCTCCTAGAGGCAAGACTAAGGACATCCCTGAAAAGATAAGTTTACTCAACCTTGAATCCTTGTTTTATCTAGTTTGGTTGTGCTTACCAAGGacattaaaagaatatatcctcgatttttttttcttcgaaTGACATGGCTTAGATTGAGAAATCAAGGAAGAAACTAACTCTAAATTTGAACGTAGAACATAAATATTTCAATACAAGGGTGTCTTCTTTAAAAGTACAAGATTATCTGAACTGTACTTTTAGGTTCAGGTATTAGGTATCtacaaaatgatgaaaaattaagatttttaatacATAGAAAGCCGTCAACGATGAAATAGAAGTTTTTCAATGTTGCTATATGACTAAGTGAGTTGTGAAAGTGAGGCTGAAGCCTAAAGAGAACTGAACAATCTAGTGAAAACTTCAATTAAAAGTGAGGCCAGGACTTTCAGGCTACATAGAGCATTAAGGTTATAGTCTCAAACCCATAGCATACCTACCCTCGTATAATAATAAACCAAATGGATTTACTATTCTCTTTAAAACAATACTAAAACCTTACCTCGTTTGGGCAGTTAAAACAGAGTTCTTTGAACTAGCCATGTCATCATCGTTATCGGAATCAAAATCTTCACCACTCCATATGCGTCGTTTTGGTCTTATATCCATATGCTCCTCTTCCTAAAACCATTTACTGattaaaatcaaacaagaaagaagaaattggAAGAGTAACAATATGGATAACTAATTAGAGTAACCACCTCTTCAGGAACTTGTATAATTGATGGTGTTGTTTGAAAAGGCACACTGGGTGCATGGGGAAGCCTGGCAAGTTGTTCCAATAATGCATTCctagaaaatcaattaaaagaatACCTTAACGTTAGCTCCAAGGAAGTCCTGGCAATAATCACAAGATGCTGAAGCAGTGCATGGCTAGATTAGAAAGAACAGAAAATATCTCATAAACATCTAATTTAACTATTACAGTACATACCTAGCTAAACCTTAAACATGATAAAATAGAATTCCTTTTTTCAATCTCTAGGTGCTAGCATCTACTACAAGGGAGGAGGGATTTGAAGCAGGGACCCCAACCAGTGATGGGAAGCAGGTTTTCACCTTGGCTATTGCTCAATTGGCAGTGAGCTATTTTCATGACAAACTCAGTATAATAGTGCAATCTGAAGATGGAAAGCTCATGTCAGGTTTCCTGGTTAACATGAAGAGGCATCTGGGCATAGATGATAATCTAAAATGGTAACTCGTATCAACTTCCCAATGTTAACCAACTCCCAAAACAAAAACACAGAGACTTGTATTATCACTATATGCATGAGAAAATGGATGATATAATCCTGCTCAAGTTCAGTACTACCCTGGCCTAGGCACAAAGGAGAGACAACTTGTCACAGTGGCTTTAGATATTTGACGTCTAGAACAACAATTCAACAACGGAAAGGGCCATCTACCAGGTCTAAACTATAACTTGTTCAGACGTAtgcaattatttatatgattctgaAAAGTGAAGCATGGTATTTGCAGAAATGATGTGACTTAGCAACTGAAAAATATAGTGCATCTGACTAATTGAATTCACAAGAATTAACTAATATTCATGGCCAGATCTTTTCctcaatcaaaaagaaaaaaagaattgaaatcaGAATCATGAATGGTGATACAAGAGAAAAAGCAATTAATGCAAACTCACCGAATTTTTTCCAGATCCCTGGGTGTGTTTAAGTTTTCCATGTTGGATGGTTCGGGATGAAGAGTATAGTCTGGaccaaaatattcataatattcATTGTAAGGCAACTTCGGATTAGGCTCCACTCCTACTGCCACTGCGGTCTACAACAAAGAAAGTGCAAAATGGTGATAAATAACTATTAGGCCATAACTAAAACCATCTACAATTCCATCCAAGTAGGTACAGAAAGGGACCTCATAACACCAACAACGAGCAACATTCCGAACTGTATATCCTCCCCCACCCAACACCATTAGAGGAACATTGAATGATCTGAGGAATCGAAGGCAATCTGCATGACCCTTGACAGTCAAGTTGAAGCAACCCAACCGATCACCAGACAAGGAGTCAGCTCCACACTGAAGAACAACTGCATCCGGTTGATAAACATTCATGACTTTTTGAATGACAGGGCGAAACAGAGAACGGAAAGTCTCATCATCCAATCCATCATTGAGTGGGACATTTAGAGAATAATTCTTTCCAGCACCCACCCCAATGTCTTTAATGTGCCCAGTTCCTGGGAAAAAATCCCCAAACTTGTGAAATGACACTGTCATGACCCTATCAGTAGTGTAAAATGCCTCCTCGACCCCATCTCCATGGTGAACATCAATATCAATATACAGCACACGCTGACCATCACCAGTGAACAGATAGCATGAAGAATATAGTCAGAAAAGGAACAAAGGAAACTTAACTCTAATAAAGTTAACATAGCAAACCCTAACAAGTAACAGAGAAGCCGTTGGTGTAAAAGTAAAATCAGAATTTTGATTTTCACATTCATAAGAACtacaaaaaatttaaaggataaattatGTTTATAGTTCCacaaaatatctgaaaattaagCTTTTAGTCCCCACATTCACTAAAATTGATATGATTTTAgggaaaatttgattttgaatgaaattgaatttgattaaaattgagTGTGGTAAAGAAGATtatatctattcattttttttatttgtatggaCTAAATATATTTGCCCCTTTATCAAATAACCCAACTGCTACCTACAGTCGCAACATCTCATAATCACCCTAGACCCAGAATCAATTCCTCAACGAGGAGCCAAACATGAAAAAATTCACCGAATCACAATAACTAATCTTTCAATGTGATTCTAAACAATCTAAGACGAAACCAAACACGCACCTAGACTCTCTTCAAGTACTAAAAAGGTgtctattttgaaaatataaaggGGTTGTTGGTGTGTCGGATTGGTTGGGGTTCAGAGTCAAATTAAATCCAAATCGATCCTATTTAATTGCGTTAGTTTGCtccaaaaacaaataataaaaaatacccTGTGAACTTTGAGAAGTTCAAGAATGCCGAGAACAATGTCGTTGACGTAGCAGAAGCCGGAGGCCTCAGCCTTCTTGGCGTGGTGCAGGCCGCCGGCCCAGTTGATGGCGATGTCGGCGTCGGCGCGGTTGAGTCGGACGGCGGCGCCAATGGAGCCGCCGGCGGATGCGCGGCAGAAGTCGAAGAGCCCGTCGAAGACGGGGCAGTCCTCCCCGACGTTGAAGCGCTTCAGCTGGCGGTAGTGGGAGTGGGAGTTCTCGGATAGGATTTGCGGCGAAACGGAGGACAGGAATTCGACGTAGTCATCGGAGTGGAAACGGCCGATGTCTGCTTCCGCCGCCGGAAAGGGACGATTAACCTGCATGCGGCGGTGGAGACCGTAGTGGACGATGAGGTTGTGGGCCATGCGAATGCGGTGCGGCTTCATTGGATGTCCTTGACCGTAGTAGTAGTCGCCGATGCAGGGTTCGTAGAAATACGTGACTCTCCGCTTCATGGCGTCCGTACCCACCGACGGTAACGACGCGCCACTCTCCGTCTCTGCTGCTCTCTCTCCTCTCGCCATATCTCTCTGTTCCAACCAACAAAATAACCCTTCTTATGTGCCTTTACTGCAACATGAACACTCTCGCTTCCacctttcaaaatttatatgcTAGGCACCATTTGATTATTCTGTCATTGCAATTCCAAAAtctaatgtaaataatttttcatagctCGTAAAAGAATTAATgcttaattttaaagaatatattttcttttagatacatatattaaatattttgaatataatatggTGTTAATTGTTAGACTTAATTAgaattttagtcttttaattggttagttttattcaatttaggttttcaattttttaaaatgattcaaaatgatttttttttctcttaaattggTTATAACACTGTTCTCGTGtcaatttctaaaatttctaaaattttttatttttaaaagtaaaaaatgaagtacaagtataaatattaaaggtggtaaataatgttttcaaaacattttcgTACAGCATGTAGTGATttattataagaatatataGAAAGTAAATTAATAAGAATTCTTGAATTATGTCTAGTTCTCTcttaaaaacttttaatgaattttataatttttttaagattacaCGAGTTTAATCCATTCCTAGTTAATATTCTTATACCACTCCTAGTCTCCTAGATGACACATATAGTCTAAGTTTAGCCTTTCTAGGATCTATTCCTAGACAACTCTCTCGATCGAGTATTCTTACACCACTTTTGGTTAAGTATTATCTGCCACTCCTGGCATCCCTAGACGATATGTCTAGTtgcaagtgttttaattctctctAGAATTTACAACACATCCATTACATGATTCTTACAAGATACAGATTAGAAACTCTCAATGAAAGAATACAATTTGAGTACAATACAATATGAAATCTTGTTTAGTTACAAACTTAAGTAACTCTCTAGAAGAGAATAAAAGCATTGAAGCGTATAGTCTGataattgatgaggttgttccTTTAAGCTGAAAAGCATCAGACGGTGTATGCTTGAAGCATAGTAGTGCATCCATATTTTTAATGCTTgctcctttatttttttcttctttcttcttccgcTTCTACTCTTTTCTTCATTCCAAAAGCTTCAGACATTGTAGTCTAGAGATGTAGTATAAAGTGAGACATgatgataacatttttttcatattttcttttgctcGAGCTTgctttcatcattttcttttacattgaagATCATCGGATGATATAAGAGTTGAGATATATTAGAGTTGAAATATTATGATCTCCTTTGAGcatattctctttctttctttctcatctctcacttcttttcattttcatcttcaacttttCATATCTTCATCTAATTTCTTGGGTTGAAGAGCATTAGATTGAATATTTACTTAGGTGAAGTAGAGttgatcttctttatatattacTTCGTGAGATGACTGTTGGATACTAATTTGATTATCAAGATAGGCTTAATGGACTTTTCTAGTAGCTTGGTCAGACTTAGGTCTACATTATAGATCAGTAGAGCTTTTTCTTATGGCTCAAGGCAAAATTTGAGCTTGTACGATGTGACAGAACAAATGGCTTCAAGGAAACATTCCCAGAATATTCTTCTTCTCTCACAACGTCTTTTTCTTGAATGTCGCGATTTTGATCATATCTTTCTGCTTTATTGATCTGCACGGATATCAAGAAGCAAAGTATACAAGCATTGAACTATTGTTTTGgacatgcattaaatgttttaaacattgaTAAGCGTTAAGCAGTGTAGCATGTTcaagacattttatcatttatcatttcattaataaatgcatCATTTGGAAAGACAATTGTATATTCATCATATGGTATAAACATAAGATGCTTTCTTAAGGCTAAAGCGCTTAGCAGTCACTTATCAGACGATGTTTTCTCTAGAAACCTTTGCTTGAAATAACATTGTATTGAATGAAACATCTCTTTTATCCTTAGTGTTATATAAGAGTTAGACTTTTGTTTTCATAAGAAGTTAGCTTACTTTGCTCATATAATGAGAGACATTTTCCTTTAGATGCTTATCTTATTAGAGTTATTGTGTAACCTTGTGTCTATGTTTGTTCAAGCGAATCTAATGCTTGGATGCTAAATCATACATGAGTTATTTAGTTCAAACACTATGAAATTTTATGTCATTTAGCGCATATTTTTGAGCTGGTATTTTCTTAATGGGTTGACTATCACTTATCCCGGTATGTTATGTTCTATATATAGTTTCGATAACGTTTAAAGTATGTATTTGCATCAGATGCTATTTTCATTGTCAAAATTACtcttcatatttattttgtatattttttctaGTGATTCAAATAGATGATTTGTTGATTAAGAACTTGTCATTTGGGCAAACCCAATTGTTTGGACgcttcttttcacaacaatatCTAATTGAgtattgtttgataaatttccAAAAATAGGTTGTTGGTCATTTTGATTTTGTCTCAACAAAAAACTATTATGTGTTAAGTCATGGTCGTGTCATATCAAATTGGCACTTACCTTATGACATGATCATGATCTAACACGTGAAAGattaggtttttctttaaattaaaaaaatattgaaattttcaaCAATTGACACGTGTTATGTACGGATACAATGTTAACGTCAACTTAacaaaaatgaccaaattaaatcattttaaataatttaaggactaaattaaataaaaaaaaataaggggATCAAAATGGACCAAACTAGCAAATTAGATATCTAGATAATTAATTAAgcctaatttttaatataataaaattcgtAACGAATACTTCTATTAATAAGATTTTTATAgattaattaataaagaaatattattacgagtgaaatatgtttttaatgtctaaattataagaaaaaattatatttcattattgtcCCAAACTTTAATACACAGGTTGATTACAATCTTAAAATTGAATAGATAAAGTCCTCATTACCTAAGGACATTCTAGAGGGTTGTTTATgcacaattttttaaaatgtttcctAATGTAAGATTGCTtctacctttcttttttttcctaaaattcTCATCTCCACATCATCCACCTTTGTCTTCTAGAAACCTCCACACTTACAAAGACCAGATTCTTTAACACCTTCACCATCTCCATCGCTTTCTTTGTTCCATCACTAACACAACATCCActccttttctccttccttTCTCTTCATGCTCATCTCTAAATCCACCCAACACCTTTAATTTCTCCTATATAATTGAACTTGTGACAAATATGTTATCATTAGTTAACAAAAAAATGTGATATTGATGTTAAAGGTTACTTTCCTTTCGTTATGGTAGGCAGGTGCACCCATTTGACTTTtaatacgaaaaaaaaaacataaggatcttgaatatgaaaatttcttgttacttttagtttgatttattgaaaggattaaaaaagaaaattctttcaaaagataaaaacgagtatatattaactaattttctccatttttactGCATACTCTAATTCTtgattatttacatatttaggTTCAAGTATAGAAATCGATAGTATAGAAGATGAGTTAAGAAAAGGGAACGAGGAATTGTAggtattagttttttttttttttgtggctATGAGCACACAGACAGGGaaggagaaataaataaaataaaaataggaggGATAATACTTGAGTGTAGATTGGGTGTGAAGGGTGCTTGTAAGATGAAGGTGGATAACGGGATTTGAAGAGGATGATGATGTGAGATGGATTAGAAAGGAAAAATTTAGGGAAAAAGAATAAGAGTGGAAGCATCCATGCATCAAGAAAAATCTTCAAAGTCATGCATAAAAGGCTATACCTTTAGGGTATAATATGGCTCGCGGCCCTACTCCACATAGTAGGGATACTCGATAGACATTCAGTTGGGAGTCTTTGCACTCAATGCGGTCTGGCACATATTGATGTCATGGTTGAAAGGGTCCTATGACTATAGTATGGGTTACTACCAGAACAAACATACGCCAACTATAGTCTACTAACTAGTATAAGGTGCGACCAGCGCCGAAGGTGGAGTGAAGTAAGGCGTCAAAATACCTGTATTATTACTTGAATATTTAGACAAAAGACAAATCTAATGACTTATAGTACTAAGATTCATACGCTGAAGAAGCATGATTTCTTAGATTTTGCTAGTAGTGTTCAATGTAAATCTACTTATGACTGGATACCTCATTTTGCTAAGACTATATCTATGCTTGATTCCAAAAGCGTTATTCGAGCcaaaatagaatatttttggGATGGTGCTTTAAAGGAGATAGAGGAggatacacaaaaaaaaatatgaatatccTGTTAACTACAGACTTGAGGACTGTGTGAATCCAGATACTATAACTACTAAAGTACCTAAATCAGTATTtgttaaaacatataaaaagagTGTCTTTTCTCTTCTAGATAAGCATAGAAATGAACATGATAAAGACATTTAGAATCGCTTCAGAAACAAATTGAGGAACTAGTATAAATGTTAGCATGGAATGTCGTTTGTTGtgccaaaaaataaaataaatttattggatGACAAGGACTACATTcactcatttttaaaatttggaaatcAAACTAAATCAAAGTTTGGAACAAGGATAAAATCCAATTTCGTATCATACTTTAGAgattacaaacatatttaatcttagtATTATTCTTCAATCCAATTTTTAATTCCTAAATACAtcaatatttatgtattatactactaagaaaagaaattacaatgaaatttatctttttacttatatctattataatcacatttatataagattttttattcttttagttATTAGAGTTAggaaaattttatctttttacccATGTGATGGAAGACGCCTGAGGAGAACACTATACATGCAATGTGAAAGCGATTTAAACCTCCTCGAAGCTTCCTCCAGAGAACTCGAAGGAGAGTGAAGGAAACTCTAATCGGACCAAAACAGAGATCAAACTCTCAAGAACCCTAGAACTTAGGGTTTATTCGGTGAAAAACCCTAAATGGAGCAAAAACCTTAAAATAGACCAATTAAACGATTCAATGATGAAATTAAATGGTGAATTGGAGAGATCAATCAGTGGAAAGGTGTTTGATCGGAGTAAAAGAGAATTTAGTCagttaaaatcaaagaaaataatgaaagatgaGGGAAACCTTAATGGAGGCCATAGATTGAAGAACTAATCGGGGTAAATGTAAGGAAATGGTGAAAGAAAGGGAAATGTGAAGAGAAAATGCAAATTTGTGAAGAAGAATGGCTTACTCTAGTataactctctctctctctctctctctcgaaTGCTCTCATGGAAGATGAAGGcgatagaatgaaaatgaagcTCTGTCTCGCGTGAGGAAAATGTGAGGTGGCTCGAATGTGAAGCTTCGAGAGAGAAAAGCTATGGAGCACCAATtaagaattgaaaatgaaaaatggaggTAGTGcatggaaggtggctagaggaggacCCTAGGATTCTCTAGCTCGACTCTCAAGGAGAATTGTATCTGGAGTGCTCTTAACAGAAATCAAATTATCATTCTCAAAAGTGACAATTACAAGGGTGGTGGaactgggtatttatagtgacccaaaCTCCATGTAAGCTAAAAATGTGTACAATAAAacgtaaaaatatataactagaTGACACTAAGGAAGGTACATCAAGCAGTActccatcattccctccctcttaaaAGAAGTTTTGTCCTCAAATCTAGCAGTCTCGCCTTTATTATAAAGAAGCTTCGCAGAGCCTTGGGAGTGGGCCATCTTGGAGTGACCTTATCCCTTTATTCCTTTAGAtccactcttcttcttcttgtatcaAACACGAATCTGCAATATGCATATCTCCAATTAATATTGATCCAAGAAAGgaattttctataaaaacagGATAATAAGGACgtcttatattttgttttctattcttGGGAAAATTTAGAAGTCCAAATTCACTTTTttcttgagttacttgtttcCTTAAGGATAACAATAGCTCAAGATTTGAATTGCTatattttgaaacaattttaattgaaaatacgATGGCAATTTGTTTGAAGGAGAAGTTAATATTGgaagagttaaaaataattgggAAAGAATTAAAGGATTGGAAATCTTCCCTTTTAGGTTCCATGGTTATTGTAAGAGTAGGACTTGTCTTCGGTAGCAATTATTccttctctttatttttctattctttcccttctcttctcttttcttcttctatgctctcttttcttattctctcttcatctttctctcttttttcttcttctcttctctttttttcttcttctctcttctcttcttcttcttttctcacttcctctcttctttcttcctcttcttttctctcattctcttgttcttttttcttatcCATATGTTCCTTAAGTTTGGTTCTAAACTCAATTTCTCTATGAAGAAAACCATGGTCATTTaaactcttaaaaaatattttttttttcttcttcaatgttATTTCTCATTAGTTCTACGTTTCTCTTAATGGTTGGAGGCACAAACTTCCTtttcatgcaagcttttaattCATACCAATTACAAATGGAGGACTTTCAACCTTTATTACATAATAttgtctttcatcccaccactcactTGCATGCTCTTCTAACCTAGAAAGATAAATATACTAAGAACATAATATTCACTCtctctagaaagaaaaatggaaccATAGGATTCAGATTCACTTATTATGGCAATGAAAAGATGCgttttatcaatttctttttcccaagctaagtatgttaatgcacctatgtccttatcaaagaatggaagattccTAACTTGATTAAACATCTAATTATTGATCCTAGATgacctatatgaactataacACGAcatctttgtttttaaaagt
This DNA window, taken from Vigna radiata var. radiata cultivar VC1973A chromosome 5, Vradiata_ver6, whole genome shotgun sequence, encodes the following:
- the LOC106761958 gene encoding histone deacetylase 6 isoform X2, which codes for MARGERAAETESGASLPSVGTDAMKRRVTYFYEPCIGDYYYGQGHPMKPHRIRMAHNLIVHYGLHRRMQVNRPFPAAEADIGRFHSDDYVEFLSSVSPQILSENSHSHYRQLKRFNVGEDCPVFDGLFDFCRASAGGSIGAAVRLNRADADIAINWAGGLHHAKKAEASGFCYVNDIVLGILELLKVHRRVLYIDIDVHHGDGVEEAFYTTDRVMTVSFHKFGDFFPGTGHIKDIGVGAGKNYSLNVPLNDGLDDETFRSLFRPVIQKVMNVYQPDAVVLQCGADSLSGDRLGCFNLTVKGHADCLRFLRSFNVPLMVLGGGGYTVRNVARCWCYETAVAVGVEPNPKLPYNEYYEYFGPDYTLHPEPSNMENLNTPRDLEKIRNALLEQLARLPHAPSVPFQTTPSIIQVPEEEEEHMDIRPKRRIWSGEDFDSDNDDDMASSKNSVLTAQTSRCGGDVMDED
- the LOC106761958 gene encoding histone deacetylase 6 isoform X3 — encoded protein: MARGERAAETESGASLPSVGTDAMKRRVTYFYEPCIGDYYYGQGHPMKPHRIRMAHNLIVHYGLHRRMQVNRPFPAAEADIGRFHSDDYVEFLSSVSPQILSENSHSHYRQLKRFNVGEDCPVFDGLFDFCRASAGGSIGAAVRLNRADADIAINWAGGLHHAKKAEASGFCYVNDIVLGILELLKVHRRVLYIDIDVHHGDGVEEAFYTTDRVMTVSFHKFGDFFPGTGHIKDIGVGAGKNYSLNVPLNDGLDDETFRSLFRPVIQKVMNVYQPDAVVLQCGADSLSGDRLGCFNLTVKGHADCLRFLRSFNVPLMVLGGGGYTVRNVARCWCYETAVAVGVEPNPKLPYNEYYEYFGPDYTLHPEPSNMENLNTPRDLEKIRNALLEQLARLPHAPSVPFQTTPSIIQVPEEEEEHMDIRPKRRIWSGEDFDSDNDDDMASSKNSVLTAQTRCGGDVMDED
- the LOC106761958 gene encoding histone deacetylase 6 isoform X4, whose protein sequence is MARGERAAETESGASLPSVGTDAMKRRVTYFYEPCIGDYYYGQGHPMKPHRIRMAHNLIVHYGLHRRMQVNRPFPAAEADIGRFHSDDYVEFLSSVSPQILSENSHSHYRQLKRFNVGEDCPVFDGLFDFCRASAGGSIGAAVRLNRADADIAINWAGGLHHAKKAEASGFCYVNDIVLGILELLKVHRRVLYIDIDVHHGDGVEEAFYTTDRVMTVSFHKFGDFFPGTGHIKDIGVGAGKNYSLNVPLNDGLDDETFRSLFRPVIQKVMNVYQPDAVVLQCGADSLSGDRLGCFNLTVKGHADCLRFLRSFNVPLMVLGGGGYTVRNVARCWCYETAVAVGVEPNPKLPYNEYYEYFGPDYTLHPEPSNMENLNTPRDLEKIRLHYYTEFVMKIAHCQLSNSQGENLLPITGWGPCFKSLLPCSRC
- the LOC106761958 gene encoding histone deacetylase 6 isoform X1 is translated as MARGERAAETESGASLPSVGTDAMKRRVTYFYEPCIGDYYYGQGHPMKPHRIRMAHNLIVHYGLHRRMQVNRPFPAAEADIGRFHSDDYVEFLSSVSPQILSENSHSHYRQLKRFNVGEDCPVFDGLFDFCRASAGGSIGAAVRLNRADADIAINWAGGLHHAKKAEASGFCYVNDIVLGILELLKVHRRVLYIDIDVHHGDGVEEAFYTTDRVMTVSFHKFGDFFPGTGHIKDIGVGAGKNYSLNVPLNDGLDDETFRSLFRPVIQKVMNVYQPDAVVLQCGADSLSGDRLGCFNLTVKGHADCLRFLRSFNVPLMVLGGGGYTVRNVARCWCYETAVAVGVEPNPKLPYNEYYEYFGPDYTLHPEPSNMENLNTPRDLEKIRNALLEQLARLPHAPSVPFQTTPSIIQVPEEEEEHMDIRPKRRIWSGEDFDSDNDDDMASSKNSVLTAQTSSRCGGDVMDED